The Pirellulales bacterium DNA segment GATACATGGCCACGACGGCGTCGAATTGGCCCTCGCGGGCGCGCGCCAGAAGCGTGTCGGCCGGCCACGGTCCTTCGATGGTGAGGCCGGCCTGTTTGGCACGCTCCACTGCGGGTCGGATGATGCGAGTTTCCTCGTCGCCAAATAATCCATCTTCACCGGCATGCGGGTTCAGCGCGCAGACACCAATTCGCGGCCGCCGGCCTTCAAGCGTTGTCATGGTGCGGTCCAACAATCGGGCCTTGTCGAAAATTGCTTCCGGCGAGAGATTTTGGAACACGTCGGCCAGTGCCATGTGCAGAGTTACATGCACCACGCCCAGGCCCAACATGGATAGGGCGCTGCCATCACCTTCCCAATTTCGGGGCAAGTACAGCATCATGGCAAATTCGCGAACGCCGCATAACTCGGCCAGCAGTTCGGTATGACCGGGATAATGATGGCCGGCCCGCCACAGGGCCGCTTTGTGCAAGGGGGCGGTGACAATTCCATCGACGTGTTTGGCTAAAGCCAACATTGCGGCTCCTACAAGAGATTCATAGGCCGCTTGTCCGCCGCGTGGATCAATGGTGGCTGGCTTGGCCAGCAATGCTTCGTCGCTGCCGCAGGGCAAACAGGGAATCGATTGAGCGGACGAAACGGCGGCCGCCTCAGCCGTATTTTGAACTTGTACAACCTTCGCTTTTGCGCCCAATAAATCGACGGCCCGTTGCAGAATTCCGGGATGTCCCACCACCACGGCTTGGCACAGTTCGTGCGTGGCCGGCTGTGTCCAAGCCCCGACAATGGTTTCCGGACCGACCCCGGTTGGATCTCCCAGCGTCAGGGCAAGTAGCGGTTTGGGCATGGGAGAAGTGAATTAGAAATGAAAGAGTGAAGAGTGCGGAATGCGGAGTCCGGAATAAGGCGTTGCGGATTTATCAATCATACGGTCGAACACGTTGTCTTGAAACGCCCCCTGTAAGTTCGTGGTCCTGATGCTTATAAACAAGGCACAACGATGCATGGCGCCAACCATTACTGTATTGATTCCACATTACTCGCTGAGAATTCTGCATTCAGATGATTCGCATTTTTATCACGTTGGCTGTGTTTGCCCTGCTGATGATGGTTGTCGCGCTGTGCTTGGGCATGTATTTGGGCGACATCCACGGGCAGCACAATCCTGACACACTTCGGTGGGCCATGGTTCATCGGCTGTTGGGCATGGCGGCGGCGTTGGCCGTGGTGCTGGTGGATA contains these protein-coding regions:
- a CDS encoding 4-hydroxythreonine-4-phosphate dehydrogenase PdxA, with amino-acid sequence MPKPLLALTLGDPTGVGPETIVGAWTQPATHELCQAVVVGHPGILQRAVDLLGAKAKVVQVQNTAEAAAVSSAQSIPCLPCGSDEALLAKPATIDPRGGQAAYESLVGAAMLALAKHVDGIVTAPLHKAALWRAGHHYPGHTELLAELCGVREFAMMLYLPRNWEGDGSALSMLGLGVVHVTLHMALADVFQNLSPEAIFDKARLLDRTMTTLEGRRPRIGVCALNPHAGEDGLFGDEETRIIRPAVERAKQAGLTIEGPWPADTLLARAREGQFDAVVAMY